The proteins below come from a single Corylus avellana chromosome ca3, CavTom2PMs-1.0 genomic window:
- the LOC132173618 gene encoding KH domain-containing protein At5g56140 isoform X1: MASTGGGRYMAYSPSPSPSAPPSPHLSGLRSASSVAAALVDQEKYLSELLAERHKLTPFLPVLPHACRLLNQELLRVTTLLGNASVLGQSGLEHASPLASGGIFSNGGADLNGWPSRFQSEMSGLLQPSSAQNWLSSQGSSSGLIAKRTMRVDIPVEKYPNYNFVGRLLGPRGNSLKRVEASTECRVLIRGRGSIKDPTREEMMRGKPGYEHLNGPLHILVEAELPVEIVDARLMQAREILEDLLKPMDETHDFYKKQQLRELAMLNGTLRDEGSPMAGSVSPFHNSLGMKRAKTRG, translated from the exons ATGGCATCGACCGGTGGCGGAAGGTACATGGCCTACTCGCCCTCGCCCTCTCCCTCCGCTCCACCTTCTCCTCATCTATCCGGGCTCCGTTCCGCCTCCTCCGTCGCCGCCGCCCTCGTCGACCAAGAAAA ATATCTGTCGGAGCTACTGGCAGAGCGTCACAAGCTTACTCCCTTTCTGCCTGTGCTCCCACATGCCTGTCGCTTGTTAAACCAGG AATTATTGCGTGTAACCACACTGTTGGGGAATGCATCAGTTTTAGGTCAAAGTGGGCTTGAACATGCTAGCCCCCTGGCTTCTGGAGGAATATTTTCCAATGGAGGTGCCGATTTGAACGGATGGCCATCACGGTTCCAATCAGAA ATGTCGGGTTTATTACAGCCCTCATCGGCACAAAACTGGCTGAGTTCTCAAGGTAGCTCATCTGGTCTTATAGCTAAAAGAACCATGAGAGTGGATATCCCTGTCGAGAAATACCCTAAT TACAACTTTGTTGGGCGTCTCCTTGGTCCTAGGGGAAACTCTCTTAAGCGAGTGGAAGCAAGTACTGAGTGCCGTGTTCTGATCAGAGGGCGTGGTAGCATTAAAGATCCAACTAGG GAGGAGATGATGAGAGGAAAACCGGGGTATGAACATTTGAATGGACCTCTCCATATTTTAGTTGAGGCAGAACTACCAGTTGAAATAGTTGATGCACGACTGATGCAAGCACGTGAGATACTTGAAGATTTGCTGAAACCTATG gatgaAACCCATGATTTCTATAAGAAACAACAGCTACGGGAGCTCGCAATGCTCAATGGTACACTTCGCGACGAGGGTTCTCCTATGGCTGGTTCGGTTTCCCCCTTCCACAACAGCCTTGGTATGAAGAGGGCCAAGACTAGGGGCTAA
- the LOC132173618 gene encoding KH domain-containing protein At5g56140 isoform X2, which yields MASTGGGRYMAYSPSPSPSAPPSPHLSGLRSASSVAAALVDQEKYLSELLAERHKLTPFLPVLPHACRLLNQVLGQSGLEHASPLASGGIFSNGGADLNGWPSRFQSEMSGLLQPSSAQNWLSSQGSSSGLIAKRTMRVDIPVEKYPNYNFVGRLLGPRGNSLKRVEASTECRVLIRGRGSIKDPTREEMMRGKPGYEHLNGPLHILVEAELPVEIVDARLMQAREILEDLLKPMDETHDFYKKQQLRELAMLNGTLRDEGSPMAGSVSPFHNSLGMKRAKTRG from the exons ATGGCATCGACCGGTGGCGGAAGGTACATGGCCTACTCGCCCTCGCCCTCTCCCTCCGCTCCACCTTCTCCTCATCTATCCGGGCTCCGTTCCGCCTCCTCCGTCGCCGCCGCCCTCGTCGACCAAGAAAA ATATCTGTCGGAGCTACTGGCAGAGCGTCACAAGCTTACTCCCTTTCTGCCTGTGCTCCCACATGCCTGTCGCTTGTTAAACCAGG TTTTAGGTCAAAGTGGGCTTGAACATGCTAGCCCCCTGGCTTCTGGAGGAATATTTTCCAATGGAGGTGCCGATTTGAACGGATGGCCATCACGGTTCCAATCAGAA ATGTCGGGTTTATTACAGCCCTCATCGGCACAAAACTGGCTGAGTTCTCAAGGTAGCTCATCTGGTCTTATAGCTAAAAGAACCATGAGAGTGGATATCCCTGTCGAGAAATACCCTAAT TACAACTTTGTTGGGCGTCTCCTTGGTCCTAGGGGAAACTCTCTTAAGCGAGTGGAAGCAAGTACTGAGTGCCGTGTTCTGATCAGAGGGCGTGGTAGCATTAAAGATCCAACTAGG GAGGAGATGATGAGAGGAAAACCGGGGTATGAACATTTGAATGGACCTCTCCATATTTTAGTTGAGGCAGAACTACCAGTTGAAATAGTTGATGCACGACTGATGCAAGCACGTGAGATACTTGAAGATTTGCTGAAACCTATG gatgaAACCCATGATTTCTATAAGAAACAACAGCTACGGGAGCTCGCAATGCTCAATGGTACACTTCGCGACGAGGGTTCTCCTATGGCTGGTTCGGTTTCCCCCTTCCACAACAGCCTTGGTATGAAGAGGGCCAAGACTAGGGGCTAA